The sequence CGGCTTGACACCATCGAACCGGGAGAACCTCTGTGGACTGGATATTCGATCGTCGAAGTGGAGCGCGTGTATCCGACCGGCTCGAGCTCGCCGGCGGACCGGTGGTCGTTCTGGAAAACGAGCGTCTCCGCGCGGTCTGCCTGGCCGGCAAGGGGGCGGACATCGTCTCGCTGTTCAACAAGGACGCGGCCTGCGAATGCCTCAGCCAGCCGTATCCCACCTTTCCCTTCCGGCCCGGCGAGGCGCCCGCTCTCGGCCGCGAATTCGGCAAGTACATGACCGTCTGGCCCGAGATGTTTCCCGTGGCCAGCGCCTGGGGCGATTACTTCGGCCAGGCCCAGCCGTTCCACGGTGAGGCCCGCCTGCTCGCCTGGCGGCACGAGATCATCGAGGACTCCCCCCAACGCGTCTCGGTCCGGCTGTCGGCCCGGATGCAGCTCAGCCCGTTCCGGCTGACCCGCACCATGACCCTCGATGCCGACTCGCCCGTCCTGGCCCTCGACGAGCGCGTCGAGAATCTCGCCAACCAGCCGCTGCCGGTCCTTTGGGGCCACCATCCGACCTTTGGACCGCCGTTCCTCGACGAGACCTGCCGCGTCCAACTGCCCGGCGGCGACTACATCGACGGCGACGACTCGATGCTCCAACTCGCTCCGCCCGGCTCCGGCGTCCACAACATGTTCTATCGCCTCAACCTCTCATCCGGCCGGTGTGGCCTGTTCAGCCACAAACGCGGCTTCGGTGTCGGTCTGCGATTCGATCACCAGCTCTTTCGCGTCATCTGGATTTGGCAGGGCCTCAACCAAAACAGCGGCGCGCCAAACTTCGACACCCGCTACGCCTGCGCGGTCGAGCCGGTCACCGGCCTGCCCAAACAGCACGCCCAAAGCGACCGGACGCCGCCGATCCTCGTCCATCCCGAAACGCCGCTGACCACCCGCCTCGACGTATTCCTCTACACCGACCAAAGGGACCTGGAGGATTGACGATGGGCGAACTTCGACCACCGCCGCCGGCCAAGCTGTTTGTCGCGATGCTCGTCGCGCCGGACGTTGCCGGCCGCGTCGACCGGATCGACGGGCGGCTGATCGAGTGTTTCGGCCCCATCGATCTGGTCAGTCCCGATTTCTCCTTCGAGTTCACCGACTACTACAAGGCCGAGATGGGCGAGAATCTGGTCCGTCGTATCGTCAGCTTCGAATCCCTCTTCGATCCGGCCGGGCTGCCGGCGGTCAAGCACCGCACCAACGACCTGGAAGCCGAGTTGACGGCTGAGCTGCGTAATCCTGAGTCCGGCCGGGCGGTCAACCTTGACGCGGGCTATCTGACCCTCGGCCAACTCGTTCTGGCCACCACCAAGAGCCACGCCCACCGTCTCTACCTGCGCGACGGGATATGGGCTGAGGTCACCCTCCGCTATCACAAGGGCGACTACGAAAAATGGCCCTGGACCTATCCGGACTATGCCTCCGGACGGTATAATTCGTTCTGGCGACCGATGCGCGACAAACTCAAGCGGCAGATGGAGGAAACGCAAAGCTCCCATGAATGACCCTTCCACCGCCACGCTGGCCCGCATGCTCCTGCTGATCGCCGGGCCCTCAGCGGTCGTCAGTTTCGGCCTGTGCTACCTGATGCGGGTGTTGGCCCCGGCGCTCGGTTATATGGACCGTCCCGGCGGCCGCAAGAGCCACCCGCGCGCCATGCCGATGGGCGGCGGCGTCGCCGTCGTGCTGACGGTGATCGCCTTGATCGCGGCGGGGATCGCCGCGGTGCTCTCCGATGTCTACGCCTCGTTTCCCGCGTTCGACTGGCTCGCCGTGCACCGCGAAGGCCTGGCCTTGCGGCTCCATCAATTGGCCGGCGTCCTGTTCTGCGGGCTGATCCTCCTCGTTCTGGGCGTCTTCGACGACGTCAAGGATCTCGGCCCCAGGTTCAAACTCCTCGTCCAGTTCCTTCTGGCCGGTCTGGTGGTCTTCGGGTTCGACGTTCAGGCGACGGTCTTCCTGCCCGCGCCGATCCTCGGTTCGCTGCTGACCGTGCTGTGGATCGTGGTCATCACCAACGCCTTCAACTTCCTGGACAACGCCGACGGCCTGGCCTCCGGCGTCGCCCTTATCTGCACCGCCGTGCTGATCGCCGTCGCCGTCGGCTCGGGCCAGATCTTCGTCTCAGCCTATCTGGCCTGCTTCGCCGGGGCGATCATCGGATTCCTGCTTCACAATTTCCCGCCCGCCCGCATCTACCTCGGCGACGCGGGCAGCCAGCCCATTGGCTTCCTGCTCGCCGTCGGCACCATCCTGACCACCTATTATCAGGAGCAGTCGCCCGATCAGCTCCGCACCGCCGTCTTTATTCCGCTTATCATCATGGCCATTCCGCTCTACGATTTCTTCTCGGTGATCGTCATCCGGCTGCGGGCGGGCAAGAGCCCGTTCGTCGGCGACCACCGGCATTTCTCGCACCGCCTGCTGCAGCGCGGCCTGCGGGTGCGCGACGTGGTGCTGACCATCTACCTGGCCTGCGGCGCCACCGCCGTCGGAGCGATCGTCCTTCAGCAGGTCGCCTGGCCGTACGCGATGCTCATCTTCCTCCAGACCCTCTGCATCGTCGCCATCATCGGCATTCTGGAGTATCAGCCGAAAAAGTGACATGAACGCCACGGCCCGACCGCACAACCCGGTCCGCGAGAAGCTCTCAGCCGCCCTGTTCGTGATGCTGCTGATCGTGATCGGCGTCGCCTCCATCAGCCAACTCCGCTGGACCAGCCCTTCCGGCCAGATGGACAGCAGCTTCGGCGGCGGTTACGATCTGACCGCTGCGGCGGTCATGGGTCTGGTGGTCCTGCTGGTTGGCGCGGCTGCGTGGATCGTCTGCCCGTGTCGGCCGCGACTGAACCTGCTGCTGGCCGCTGAGATCCTCTTCGTCGCCGGCCTGATCGTCTCGACCTGGTTCGCCGCCGACCATCGCGTTGCCCTCAACTACGCCGCCGGCTTCGTCGTGTGCCTCGTGCTCATGCACGCGACGTTCCGCCTGACCGACCGGCCGTGGAAGGTGCGGCTCGCCCTGATCGCCCTGGTCGCTCTGGGAACCATCTTCGCCCTCAAGACCTGGAGCCGCGAACTCTACGAGACCGACCAGACCTGGACGCAGTACCTCGAAACCCGCGAGCAGCTCTGGGCTCGTCAGGGCAAGGCGCTCGACGACCCAGCGGTCAAGCTCTACGAGGCCCGCCTGCTGAGCCGCGACAACGGCGGCTTCTTCTTTCACGGCAATCTCGGCGGGGCCTATCTGGCCTTCCTTTTGATGGTCAGCCTCGCCGCCGTCGCCAACCGCCTTCGCGACCGGGCCGGGCCGTACCAGAAGACCTGGCTGGCGGTCCAGGTGCTGCTGTCGCTGCTGATCGCCTCCGCCCTGGTCATCACCTACAGCAAGGGCGCGATGATGGCTTTGGGCATTGCGCTGATGGCCTCGATGATCCTGCTGCTCTTTGGGCGGCGGCTGCGGCGGCGGGTCAACCTGGCCGCACTCGTCGCGCTGCTGATCGTGCTGGCCGGTTTCGCCGCGGTCATCGGCCACGGCCTGGCCCGAAACACGCTGCCGACGCTGTCGATGGCGTTTCGCTGGCAGTACTGGACCGCCGGCTGGCATATGTTCCTCGACCATCCGCTGACCGGCGTCGGGCCCGGCAACTTCGGCTATCACTACATGCGCTACAAACTGCCCGAAGCCGAAGAGGAGGTTCTCTCGCCGCACAATTTCATCGTGCAGGGCTTCACCGAATTCGGCATCCTCGGCGGCCTCGGCATCGTCCTGCTGCCGCTGGCGATCTTCTACAGCCTTGCCCGCTCCGCCGCCGCCGATTCGCCGCCGCTGTCCGTTCTCGAATCGCAGCCGCCCCGCGCCGGCCCGCTGATGCTCATCATCCTCGCCGGCATCTACATCTTCGCCGTCGCGTTCAACCAGACCGGCCTGGACAACCCGCTGATCCTGTTGGCGCTTCACTGGCCCTACATCCTCGGTTTCGCCCTGAGTTTCACCCTCTCGTCGCTCCGCTTCGACGAACTTGGCGACATCGACGACCGCTTCGGCGGCCGCGGCAAGCTCGTCGATCCGCCGGTGCTGGTCTTCCTCGCTGGCGCGCTGGTGCTCTTTGTCGCGGGCAACCTGGTCAACTTCTCGTTCTTCGAGCCTTCGAACCAGTTCCTGTTCTTCTTCATAGCGGGCCTGGCGCTCGCCGCGGCGCCCCCGCAGACATCGCTCACGACGCCCAAGTGCGACCTGGCCAAATCCGCCGGTCTGGCCGTCCTGGCCCTGCTGTTCCTGATCTACGTTGTCGTGCCCGCCGCCCGCATCGAGACCGCGGTGGCCGACGCCGAAGACTCACCGCCCGCCCGCGATCCCGCCTTCGATCAGCCGTATCAACGCCTGGTCGAGCTTACCGAGCAATATCCCTTCGACCCGCACCCGCCCGCCAAGGCCGCTGAGCGGCTGCTGCGACTCGCCCAGCCCGGCGTCGCTCCGGAGCTTCTGATCGCGCAGGCGGTCAAACACTTCCAGCAGGCCCGCAGCCGCGCGCCGCAAGTCTACCGTTTCTGGCGGGCTGAGGCCCAGGCATGGCTCCTGCTCGCCGAGACCCGCCCGACCCGCGCCGATCACGCCTACACCCAGGCCGAAACGCTCCTCGACTGCGCCCTGGAACTGGCCCCGCGCTCTCGTTCGCTCTGGGTCACCGCGGGCCTGACCTCCTACCAGCACGCCGTCGCCCTCGAGCCCGCTCAGCCCGACCGCGCCGCCCGCCTCGCCCTCCAGGCCAAAGAGCGTCTTACCACCGCGCTCGAACTCAACGACGCCCTTCCCGAAAACTCCCTGCGCCGCTTCCCGCCGTCCCAAATGCGGCAGATCCACAGCGCCCTGGCCTCGCTGGATACCTTCCTCTCCCAGACCACCCAGCCCGCCCCATAAAAAAAGAGGCCGCCCAACAGCGACCTCTTCTATTCTGGCTTCTGACTTCCGCCTTCTTACTTCTTTTCCGCCTTCTCGATCACCACCGGCTCGGCCGGCACATTCTCGTGCGGTCCGACCCTCGTCGTCCGCACCGCGACGATCTTGTCCACCACGTCCATCCCCTCGACCACCTTGCCGAACACCGCGTAGCCCGGATTCCGCGCCCCGCGATAGTTCAGGAAATCGTTGTTCGCCACGTTGACAAAGAACTGCGCCGTCGCGCTGTCCGGATCGGCGGTCCGCGCCATCGCGATCGTGCCGCGCAGGTTCTTCAAGCCGTTCGCGGCTTCGTTCTTGATCGGCTTGTGCACCCGCTTCTGCTCCATCCGCGGCGTGAACCCGCCGCCCTGGATCATGAAGTCCGGGATCACCCGGTGAAAGATCGTCCCGTCGAAATGCCCCTCTTCGACGTACCGCAGGAAGTTCTTCGCTGTGATCGGCGCCTTCTCTTCATTCAGCTCCAGCACGATCCGGCCCATGCTCGTCTCGAGCACCACCTGCGGCGCCTTCGGCTGGGTGGTCGGCTGAGTCGCCGGCTGCGTCGAAGCCTGCTCGCTCGGCCTGGTCGTCGGTTTCTGATCCGTCATGGTCGTCTCCTTTGTGGTTCCTTCATCCGCCCGGCTTTCCCAACTGCCGTACCCGATCAGCCACGCCAGTCCCGCCGTCAACGCCCCAGCCGCGATCAGTGAACGCTTCATTGGTCAAGCTCCTGAAAAAAGTCTCCCAATCCTAGCACCCGCCGCCCGCCCAGACCACCCAAAAACTCCACAAATCCGCCGCCGCGGTGGCCGTCCGAAGGCCGGTGAGAAACGTCTCTGTTCCGGGTCTTGTCTATAATCCCAAAAACTGGATCGCCAGACCCGAACCGCAGATCACCAGCCCCGCCAAAGCGTGAGCGTAGCGTTCCAGCTTGCCCAGCGGCACGAACGACAGGCCCGCCGACGAGAGCAGCACCACGCCCATCATCGTCGCGATCGTCACCGCCC is a genomic window of Phycisphaerae bacterium containing:
- a CDS encoding DUF4432 family protein, with the protein product MDWIFDRRSGARVSDRLELAGGPVVVLENERLRAVCLAGKGADIVSLFNKDAACECLSQPYPTFPFRPGEAPALGREFGKYMTVWPEMFPVASAWGDYFGQAQPFHGEARLLAWRHEIIEDSPQRVSVRLSARMQLSPFRLTRTMTLDADSPVLALDERVENLANQPLPVLWGHHPTFGPPFLDETCRVQLPGGDYIDGDDSMLQLAPPGSGVHNMFYRLNLSSGRCGLFSHKRGFGVGLRFDHQLFRVIWIWQGLNQNSGAPNFDTRYACAVEPVTGLPKQHAQSDRTPPILVHPETPLTTRLDVFLYTDQRDLED
- a CDS encoding DUF4416 family protein; its protein translation is MGELRPPPPAKLFVAMLVAPDVAGRVDRIDGRLIECFGPIDLVSPDFSFEFTDYYKAEMGENLVRRIVSFESLFDPAGLPAVKHRTNDLEAELTAELRNPESGRAVNLDAGYLTLGQLVLATTKSHAHRLYLRDGIWAEVTLRYHKGDYEKWPWTYPDYASGRYNSFWRPMRDKLKRQMEETQSSHE
- a CDS encoding undecaprenyl/decaprenyl-phosphate alpha-N-acetylglucosaminyl 1-phosphate transferase, with protein sequence MNDPSTATLARMLLLIAGPSAVVSFGLCYLMRVLAPALGYMDRPGGRKSHPRAMPMGGGVAVVLTVIALIAAGIAAVLSDVYASFPAFDWLAVHREGLALRLHQLAGVLFCGLILLVLGVFDDVKDLGPRFKLLVQFLLAGLVVFGFDVQATVFLPAPILGSLLTVLWIVVITNAFNFLDNADGLASGVALICTAVLIAVAVGSGQIFVSAYLACFAGAIIGFLLHNFPPARIYLGDAGSQPIGFLLAVGTILTTYYQEQSPDQLRTAVFIPLIIMAIPLYDFFSVIVIRLRAGKSPFVGDHRHFSHRLLQRGLRVRDVVLTIYLACGATAVGAIVLQQVAWPYAMLIFLQTLCIVAIIGILEYQPKK
- a CDS encoding O-antigen ligase family protein, with amino-acid sequence MNATARPHNPVREKLSAALFVMLLIVIGVASISQLRWTSPSGQMDSSFGGGYDLTAAAVMGLVVLLVGAAAWIVCPCRPRLNLLLAAEILFVAGLIVSTWFAADHRVALNYAAGFVVCLVLMHATFRLTDRPWKVRLALIALVALGTIFALKTWSRELYETDQTWTQYLETREQLWARQGKALDDPAVKLYEARLLSRDNGGFFFHGNLGGAYLAFLLMVSLAAVANRLRDRAGPYQKTWLAVQVLLSLLIASALVITYSKGAMMALGIALMASMILLLFGRRLRRRVNLAALVALLIVLAGFAAVIGHGLARNTLPTLSMAFRWQYWTAGWHMFLDHPLTGVGPGNFGYHYMRYKLPEAEEEVLSPHNFIVQGFTEFGILGGLGIVLLPLAIFYSLARSAAADSPPLSVLESQPPRAGPLMLIILAGIYIFAVAFNQTGLDNPLILLALHWPYILGFALSFTLSSLRFDELGDIDDRFGGRGKLVDPPVLVFLAGALVLFVAGNLVNFSFFEPSNQFLFFFIAGLALAAAPPQTSLTTPKCDLAKSAGLAVLALLFLIYVVVPAARIETAVADAEDSPPARDPAFDQPYQRLVELTEQYPFDPHPPAKAAERLLRLAQPGVAPELLIAQAVKHFQQARSRAPQVYRFWRAEAQAWLLLAETRPTRADHAYTQAETLLDCALELAPRSRSLWVTAGLTSYQHAVALEPAQPDRAARLALQAKERLTTALELNDALPENSLRRFPPSQMRQIHSALASLDTFLSQTTQPAP
- a CDS encoding peptidyl-prolyl cis-trans isomerase; this translates as MTDQKPTTRPSEQASTQPATQPTTQPKAPQVVLETSMGRIVLELNEEKAPITAKNFLRYVEEGHFDGTIFHRVIPDFMIQGGGFTPRMEQKRVHKPIKNEAANGLKNLRGTIAMARTADPDSATAQFFVNVANNDFLNYRGARNPGYAVFGKVVEGMDVVDKIVAVRTTRVGPHENVPAEPVVIEKAEKK